Proteins co-encoded in one Natronorubrum daqingense genomic window:
- a CDS encoding DUF1611 domain-containing protein encodes MNVAILAHEKFPDRAKTALGVLRYADHDAVAVLDWDNAGQRVNDFVPDVQDAPIREGMADLEADEVDTLLIGIAPIGGGFVESWREDVRTALEYGCDVVSGLHYFLSEDEEFVRLADEHGCKLEDVRKPPEDLTVSQGIAGEVDAEIILTVGTDCSVGKMTTTMELARDAREAGHDVGVIPTGQTGIMIEGWGNPIDRVVSDFTAGAVEEMILEKADEHDYLFVEGQGSIVHPAYSAVTCGILHGAMADKLVLCHAAGREEIHGYESFDVPELSTYVDLYEGLSAPVADGEVVAGALNTTNLADDAAAQEAVEAYADELGVPATDVIRFGTDDVLEALF; translated from the coding sequence ATGAACGTCGCAATTCTTGCACACGAGAAGTTTCCAGACCGCGCCAAAACTGCCCTGGGCGTGCTTCGCTACGCCGATCACGACGCCGTCGCCGTGCTCGATTGGGACAACGCGGGTCAGCGCGTCAACGATTTCGTTCCGGACGTTCAGGACGCCCCGATCCGCGAGGGAATGGCAGACCTCGAGGCCGACGAGGTCGACACGCTGCTCATCGGCATCGCTCCCATCGGCGGCGGCTTCGTCGAAAGTTGGCGCGAGGACGTCCGGACGGCACTCGAGTACGGCTGTGACGTCGTTTCGGGCCTGCACTACTTCCTGAGCGAGGACGAGGAGTTCGTCCGACTCGCCGACGAGCACGGCTGTAAACTCGAAGACGTCCGAAAGCCCCCGGAGGATCTCACGGTCAGTCAGGGCATCGCCGGCGAGGTCGACGCGGAGATCATCCTCACCGTCGGCACCGACTGCTCGGTCGGCAAGATGACGACGACGATGGAACTGGCTCGAGACGCCCGCGAGGCGGGACACGACGTCGGCGTGATCCCGACCGGCCAGACCGGTATTATGATCGAAGGCTGGGGGAACCCGATCGATCGCGTCGTCTCGGACTTCACCGCGGGCGCGGTCGAAGAGATGATCCTCGAGAAGGCGGACGAGCACGACTACCTCTTCGTCGAAGGGCAAGGGAGCATCGTCCACCCGGCTTATTCGGCCGTCACCTGCGGTATCCTCCACGGCGCGATGGCCGACAAACTCGTCCTCTGTCACGCCGCCGGTCGCGAGGAGATTCACGGCTACGAGTCGTTCGACGTTCCCGAACTCTCGACGTACGTGGACCTCTACGAGGGACTCTCCGCTCCCGTCGCGGACGGCGAGGTCGTCGCCGGCGCGTTGAACACGACGAACCTTGCGGACGACGCCGCCGCCCAGGAAGCGGTCGAGGCGTACGCCGACGAACTCGGCGTCCCCGCGACGGACGTGATTCGCTTCGGAACCGACGACGTACTGGAGGCGCTGTTCTGA
- a CDS encoding dipeptide epimerase gives MSLETRFERHTLPLEYPFTIARGTTTETEVVTVRIEDEDGTVGIGGAGPSAHYGETVDTVSAVLPDLLAAVEDVDDPHRLERIERRMRETVNRNPAARCAVSIALHDLVAKSLDVPLYRYWGLDPSETLETSYTIGIDDTETMREKTETALERGFSTLKVKLGTDRDREIIETIRSVAPDVTLFVDANEAWTPREAVSKIDRLAEYDLAFVEQPVSAEDPEGLEFVYERSALPIAADESCITLEDIPRIADRCDIANLKLMKCGGLREAKRMIHAARAHGLEVMCGCMTESNASIAAATHLAPLLDYADLDGSLLLAADPYDGVPVDDGEIDLAGLERSGTGAVLE, from the coding sequence ATGTCCCTCGAGACGCGCTTCGAACGACACACGCTGCCCCTCGAGTACCCCTTCACCATCGCCCGCGGGACGACGACCGAGACGGAGGTCGTCACGGTTCGCATCGAGGACGAGGACGGAACCGTGGGTATCGGCGGCGCGGGACCGTCCGCACACTACGGCGAGACCGTCGACACCGTGAGCGCCGTGTTGCCCGACCTGCTCGCGGCCGTCGAGGACGTGGACGACCCCCACCGACTCGAGCGAATCGAACGGCGGATGCGCGAGACGGTGAACCGAAATCCCGCCGCTCGCTGCGCCGTCAGCATCGCGCTCCACGATCTGGTCGCGAAATCGCTCGACGTGCCCCTCTATCGGTACTGGGGACTCGATCCGAGCGAGACGCTCGAGACCTCCTACACCATCGGGATCGACGACACGGAGACCATGCGCGAGAAGACCGAGACGGCCCTCGAGCGCGGTTTCTCGACGCTGAAGGTCAAACTCGGGACGGATCGCGATCGGGAGATTATCGAGACGATTCGGTCCGTCGCCCCCGACGTGACGCTCTTCGTCGACGCGAACGAGGCCTGGACGCCCCGGGAAGCGGTCTCGAAGATCGACCGTCTCGCCGAGTACGACCTCGCGTTCGTCGAACAGCCGGTTTCCGCCGAGGACCCCGAGGGACTCGAGTTCGTTTACGAGCGCTCCGCCCTCCCGATCGCGGCCGACGAGTCCTGCATCACGCTCGAGGATATTCCGCGGATCGCCGACCGCTGTGACATCGCCAACCTGAAACTCATGAAGTGTGGCGGCCTGCGGGAAGCGAAGCGGATGATCCACGCCGCCCGCGCACACGGTCTCGAGGTCATGTGTGGCTGTATGACCGAGTCCAACGCCTCCATCGCCGCCGCCACTCACCTCGCACCGCTGCTCGACTACGCCGACCTCGACGGCTCGCTGTTGCTCGCCGCGGACCCCTACGACGGCGTCCCCGTCGACGACGGCGAGATCGACCTTGCCGGACTCGAGCGATCCGGAACCGGCGCGGTGCTCGAGTGA
- the gatD gene encoding Glu-tRNA(Gln) amidotransferase subunit GatD, which yields MNPGDRVRVDRADRTYEGVLLPSSTDDHLVVKLEGGYNVGIDSEAADVDVLEEDVYEIDGDGAEEETGSEVEFDEDLPTISLISTGGTIASTVDYRTGAVTAQFDAEDVLRAVPDLAGRANYRGRVVANILSENMEPPLWQDLARAVAEEIEAGADGVVVMHGTDTMQYSASALSFMLETPVPIVFTGSQRSADRPSSDNVMNAVSAVEAAKSDCAEVLVCMHGSESDDICALHRGTRIRKNHTSRRDAFETVGAEPLGTVDYDTEEVSFRREYHERDETDLEIADELASDVELLKFTPGMDPAFLDVVEGSDGLVIEGTGLGHVHTDLIPRIKELIEDGMTVVMTSQCLEGRVCDRVYDTGRDLLEAGVVEAGDTLPGTAKVKLMWALENSEHVEEAMGTSLAGEIQERSVPWE from the coding sequence ATGAACCCAGGCGATCGCGTTCGCGTCGACCGCGCGGATCGCACGTACGAAGGCGTGTTGCTCCCCTCGAGCACCGACGACCACCTCGTCGTCAAACTCGAGGGCGGCTACAACGTCGGTATCGACAGCGAGGCGGCCGACGTCGACGTGCTCGAGGAGGACGTCTACGAAATCGACGGCGACGGTGCCGAGGAGGAGACGGGCTCCGAAGTCGAGTTCGACGAGGACCTGCCGACGATTTCGCTCATTTCGACGGGCGGCACCATCGCGTCGACGGTCGACTACCGCACCGGCGCGGTGACGGCCCAGTTCGACGCCGAGGACGTGCTTCGGGCGGTTCCGGATCTCGCGGGTCGCGCGAACTACCGCGGGCGCGTCGTCGCGAACATCCTCTCTGAGAACATGGAACCGCCGCTCTGGCAGGACCTCGCACGGGCCGTCGCCGAGGAGATCGAAGCCGGTGCCGACGGCGTCGTCGTCATGCACGGCACCGACACCATGCAGTACTCCGCCTCGGCACTTTCGTTCATGCTCGAGACGCCCGTCCCGATCGTCTTCACGGGAAGCCAGCGCTCGGCGGATCGACCGTCTTCGGACAACGTGATGAACGCCGTGTCGGCCGTCGAGGCCGCAAAGAGCGACTGCGCGGAGGTACTCGTCTGCATGCACGGCTCCGAGAGCGACGATATCTGTGCGCTCCACCGTGGAACTCGCATTCGGAAGAATCACACCTCCCGACGCGACGCCTTCGAGACCGTCGGTGCGGAGCCGCTGGGAACAGTGGACTACGACACCGAGGAGGTCAGCTTCCGTCGTGAGTACCACGAGCGAGACGAGACCGACCTCGAGATCGCGGACGAACTCGCGAGCGACGTCGAACTGCTGAAGTTCACGCCCGGAATGGACCCCGCCTTCCTCGACGTGGTCGAGGGAAGCGACGGGCTGGTCATCGAGGGAACCGGTCTCGGGCACGTCCACACCGATCTGATCCCCCGAATCAAGGAGCTAATCGAGGACGGCATGACAGTTGTCATGACGAGTCAATGTCTCGAGGGCCGGGTCTGTGATCGGGTCTACGACACGGGTCGGGACCTGCTCGAGGCCGGCGTCGTCGAAGCCGGCGACACCCTGCCGGGGACCGCGAAGGTGAAGCTCATGTGGGCACTCGAGAACAGCGAACACGTTGAGGAGGCCATGGGAACGTCGCTCGCAGGCGAGATTCAGGAACGATCCGTTCCCTGGGAGTAA
- a CDS encoding GNAT family N-acetyltransferase gives MNERTDDADEDADASAATSEFDLEIRRATHDDYDGVVAFTSDIWPDRGGDYIPDVYHDWLEDDEETGKKTFLAEVDGEAAGIVQGVMLTDDEAWFQGMRVAADHRRKGVSHRLNESLFEWAREQDATVARVMIFSWNQASLGSARYSGYEPLTEFRFAHPEPDADLDPGPDADSDADTTRSERVSSDPAAAWRYWTHSDAREHLSGLGLAPEESWAMRELTRSDFERFADETALFAVEREDGVAGVSYRTRTYDRPVEDGGEETTETWAEYGVGAWEDVEAARSLFAAIARDAAECGADETRVLIPETARDVSDAPFAGVEIAEEPDFVLGTDLTGE, from the coding sequence ATGAACGAGCGGACCGACGATGCTGATGAAGACGCCGACGCGAGCGCAGCCACGAGCGAGTTCGACCTCGAGATTCGGCGTGCGACTCACGACGATTACGACGGCGTCGTCGCCTTCACGAGCGACATCTGGCCGGATCGAGGCGGCGACTACATCCCCGACGTCTACCACGACTGGCTCGAGGACGACGAGGAGACGGGGAAGAAGACGTTCCTCGCCGAGGTCGACGGCGAGGCGGCCGGAATCGTTCAGGGCGTCATGCTCACCGACGACGAAGCGTGGTTCCAGGGGATGCGCGTCGCGGCCGACCACCGACGCAAGGGCGTGAGCCACCGATTGAACGAGTCGTTGTTCGAGTGGGCCCGCGAACAGGACGCGACGGTCGCCCGCGTCATGATCTTCTCGTGGAACCAGGCCTCGCTCGGCTCCGCGCGCTACAGCGGCTACGAACCGCTCACGGAGTTTCGCTTTGCCCATCCCGAACCCGACGCCGACCTCGACCCCGGCCCTGATGCTGACTCTGATGCCGACACAACGAGATCGGAACGGGTCTCGAGCGATCCCGCGGCGGCCTGGCGCTACTGGACCCACAGCGACGCCCGCGAGCACCTGAGCGGGCTCGGACTCGCGCCCGAAGAGTCCTGGGCCATGCGGGAACTCACGCGATCGGATTTCGAGCGCTTCGCCGACGAGACGGCCCTCTTCGCCGTCGAACGCGAGGACGGCGTCGCCGGCGTTTCCTACCGCACGCGGACGTACGACCGCCCCGTCGAGGACGGCGGCGAGGAGACGACGGAAACCTGGGCCGAGTACGGCGTCGGCGCGTGGGAGGACGTCGAAGCCGCCCGGTCGCTGTTCGCAGCCATCGCTCGAGACGCAGCCGAGTGTGGTGCAGACGAGACGCGCGTACTGATTCCAGAAACTGCCAGGGACGTCAGCGACGCCCCCTTCGCCGGAGTCGAAATCGCCGAGGAGCCGGATTTCGTTCTCGGAACTGACCTGACTGGAGAGTGA